From the Octadecabacter antarcticus 307 genome, one window contains:
- a CDS encoding DUF2834 domain-containing protein: protein MRWIFAALAVWGTIHPMSYFIAWFQANTWDIMAMVDAWHANAASSGLVWDLTIAAVALTVWVIVETFQTRHWVRLIAIPATFGIGVSCGLPLYIFIRMGQTDAKRS from the coding sequence ATGCGCTGGATTTTCGCCGCACTTGCCGTCTGGGGCACGATCCACCCGATGTCGTATTTCATTGCGTGGTTTCAGGCCAACACGTGGGACATTATGGCGATGGTTGATGCATGGCACGCCAATGCTGCATCGTCCGGGCTGGTCTGGGATCTGACAATTGCAGCTGTCGCGCTCACGGTCTGGGTGATCGTCGAAACCTTTCAAACGCGCCACTGGGTCCGCCTGATTGCCATCCCCGCGACGTTCGGCATCGGGGTCAGCTGTGGTTTGCCGCTTTATATTTTTATCCGCATGGGCCAAACCGACGCCAAGCGCAGCTAA
- the argH gene encoding argininosuccinate lyase, translating to MADDKSPEKSSNAMWGGRFAAGPDAIMEAINASIGFDRRLAKQDIEGSRAHAAMLAAQGIITDSDATAIREGLLTVLSEIEGGTFPWRVELEDIHMNVEARLKEIVGEPAGRLHTGRSRNDQVAVDFRLWVRDQCDAVDGALVALMTSLIGQAEDGADWVMPGFTHLQVAQPVTWGHHMMAYVEMFARDRARFADARKRMNESPLGAAALAGTSFPLDRHATATALGFDRPMANSLDAVAARDFALEFLGAASICAMHLSRLAEELVIWSSAQFRFVTMSDRWSTGSSIMPQKRNPDAAELLRSKIGRIFGANVALMTVMKGLPLTYSKDMQEDKEPTFDAADHLMLGLAAMAGMIADMKARPNDLRVAAAMGFSTATDLADWLVRELGLPFRDAHHITGSLVAMAETKGCDLPELSLADMQSVHAGITNAVFDVLGVDNSVRSRTSYGGTAPENVRAQIARWKKDLS from the coding sequence ATGGCAGACGATAAATCCCCTGAAAAATCCTCAAATGCAATGTGGGGTGGGCGCTTTGCCGCAGGTCCGGACGCGATCATGGAAGCGATCAACGCATCTATCGGGTTTGATCGTCGATTGGCGAAACAAGACATAGAAGGCTCCCGCGCGCATGCGGCCATGTTGGCGGCACAAGGTATCATAACCGATAGCGATGCAACGGCGATCAGGGAAGGCCTGCTCACGGTGTTGTCAGAGATCGAGGGCGGTACGTTCCCGTGGCGCGTTGAACTTGAAGATATCCACATGAACGTCGAAGCGCGCCTGAAAGAAATCGTGGGCGAACCTGCGGGGCGGTTGCACACGGGTCGGTCGCGCAATGATCAGGTCGCCGTTGATTTCCGTCTTTGGGTCCGCGATCAATGCGATGCAGTGGATGGTGCGCTTGTCGCGTTGATGACATCGCTGATCGGTCAGGCAGAAGACGGCGCTGATTGGGTCATGCCCGGTTTTACCCACCTGCAAGTCGCCCAGCCCGTCACATGGGGCCATCACATGATGGCCTATGTTGAAATGTTTGCCCGTGACCGTGCGCGGTTCGCTGATGCACGCAAACGGATGAACGAAAGCCCGCTGGGGGCTGCGGCGCTGGCTGGCACGTCTTTCCCGCTTGATCGCCATGCCACAGCTACGGCGTTGGGGTTCGATCGCCCGATGGCCAATTCGCTCGACGCAGTGGCAGCCCGTGACTTTGCGCTCGAATTTCTTGGTGCCGCGTCGATCTGTGCCATGCATCTGTCGCGTTTGGCCGAAGAACTGGTCATCTGGTCGTCTGCGCAGTTCCGGTTTGTGACGATGTCGGATCGTTGGTCCACCGGATCATCCATCATGCCGCAAAAGCGCAACCCGGATGCGGCGGAATTACTGCGATCCAAAATCGGACGGATTTTTGGTGCAAATGTTGCGTTGATGACCGTGATGAAAGGTCTGCCGCTGACCTATTCCAAGGACATGCAAGAAGACAAAGAACCGACGTTTGATGCCGCTGACCACCTGATGCTTGGCCTTGCGGCGATGGCTGGAATGATTGCGGATATGAAGGCACGGCCCAATGATTTGCGGGTGGCGGCGGCGATGGGCTTTTCCACTGCCACCGACCTCGCCGATTGGCTGGTGCGCGAACTTGGCCTGCCGTTTCGCGATGCACATCACATCACCGGGTCATTGGTCGCGATGGCCGAAACAAAGGGCTGTGATCTGCCGGAATTGAGCCTCGCAGACATGCAATCTGTACACGCGGGTATCACCAACGCCGTCTTTGACGTGCTGGGTGTGGACAATTCCGTGCGCAGCCGCACATCTTACGGGGGCACAGCGCCGGAAAACGTGCGCGCGCAGATTGCCCGCTGGAAAAAGGATTTGTCATGA
- a CDS encoding TlpA disulfide reductase family protein, with protein MKKELIFAAATVIGIAAGLYFALDDSESPTVVQRDFTLLQELRVGDMMKLQFGADRGSDVVFKHEDGSDLTLAAFEGQYVVLNFWATWCAPCRKEMPHLSELQDEFGGEGLEVVTVATGTNQRPAMERFFEEIGVDNLPMHTDANSALARDMGVIGLPVTLIMDPQGLEIARLIGDADWASDNAKAILTTLLAE; from the coding sequence ATGAAAAAAGAACTGATTTTCGCAGCCGCCACAGTCATCGGTATTGCCGCAGGGCTATACTTTGCCTTGGACGATAGCGAAAGCCCTACGGTTGTTCAGCGCGATTTCACATTGCTTCAGGAATTGCGCGTCGGTGACATGATGAAGCTGCAATTTGGTGCAGATCGCGGTTCAGACGTGGTTTTCAAACACGAAGACGGGTCTGATCTGACGCTGGCAGCGTTTGAAGGTCAGTACGTGGTTTTGAATTTCTGGGCGACGTGGTGCGCGCCATGTCGCAAGGAAATGCCGCACCTTTCGGAACTTCAGGACGAATTTGGGGGCGAGGGTCTAGAGGTCGTGACGGTTGCAACAGGCACCAACCAACGCCCAGCGATGGAACGGTTCTTTGAGGAAATTGGCGTCGATAATTTGCCAATGCACACCGATGCCAACAGTGCGCTCGCGCGCGATATGGGTGTGATCGGCCTGCCAGTCACGTTGATTATGGACCCTCAGGGTCTAGAAATTGCGCGGTTGATTGGTGATGCAGATTGGGCGAGCGACAATGCTAAGGCGATTTTGACGACGCTGCTGGCGGAATAA
- a CDS encoding OmpA family protein: MRLSALFIRLAAFCLAAIVCGFAARAVVTTVETRSVETVGVALEEQGHAFASVLGDGLQVILEGEAPSEAMRFRAISTAGGMVDASRVIDNMTVEDSAGIVAPEFSLEILRNDSGISIIGLIPALSDRDDLTETLTDMAGENSNFADFLTTADYDVPDGWDGAVAFAVRALRQLPRSKISVRAGRVAVEAISDSREQKAQLEISLRRASPDDLLITLNISAPRPVVSPFVTRFIIDENGRRFDSCVADTAAAESRIVAAAQAAGVEGQIGCMVALGAPTTRWADAVTMSIAALDDLGGGTVTLSDADIILVARTGAVEGNFDRVAGELENALPEIFALEAILPATPTQSNEGPPQFIATLSPEGLVQLRGRMSTELLNSTAENFARAKFGSADISMATRVVDGLPSNWSIRVLAGIAALSQLSNGSVVVEPADIVVRGNTGSPAASGEIIRLLIEKLGEAEEFEVSVTYVEELDPIAALPTTEECLGQIMNVTESRKIRFEPSSATIAGAGAAILDDIKEILQRCADLRIEIAGYTDSQGSEDGNQRLSQQRADAVLEGLRVRRVPVASFRSVGYGEADPIADNETADGREANRRIEFSLIVPESTEELTGLDQIEAEAALEAAAVEDTAAPEDLNE; encoded by the coding sequence ATGCGCCTCTCTGCCCTTTTTATTCGACTTGCTGCGTTTTGCCTTGCGGCAATCGTCTGCGGTTTCGCGGCGCGCGCTGTGGTCACAACCGTGGAAACCCGATCGGTTGAAACCGTCGGCGTTGCATTGGAAGAACAGGGCCACGCGTTTGCATCTGTTCTAGGCGACGGTTTGCAAGTGATCCTTGAAGGCGAAGCACCGAGCGAAGCAATGCGGTTTCGCGCCATTTCAACTGCAGGCGGCATGGTCGACGCAAGCCGCGTGATCGACAATATGACGGTTGAAGACAGTGCTGGCATCGTTGCACCCGAATTCTCGTTGGAGATTTTGCGCAATGACAGTGGCATTTCGATAATTGGTCTGATCCCTGCATTGTCTGACCGCGACGACCTTACTGAAACGCTGACAGACATGGCGGGTGAAAACAGTAACTTCGCCGATTTCCTTACAACAGCAGATTACGACGTTCCGGACGGGTGGGACGGCGCAGTCGCATTTGCGGTTCGTGCGTTGCGCCAATTGCCGCGATCCAAAATATCAGTACGGGCAGGGCGGGTCGCAGTTGAAGCGATTTCAGACTCGCGGGAACAAAAGGCCCAGTTGGAAATCAGCCTGCGTCGCGCCAGTCCCGACGATCTGCTCATCACCCTAAATATATCGGCCCCGCGTCCTGTTGTGTCGCCATTCGTGACGCGCTTCATAATTGACGAAAATGGCCGACGGTTTGATAGCTGTGTGGCTGATACCGCGGCTGCTGAATCGCGTATTGTTGCAGCGGCGCAGGCAGCAGGGGTTGAAGGCCAGATCGGATGTATGGTGGCGCTGGGCGCCCCCACAACGCGCTGGGCTGACGCGGTAACGATGTCGATTGCGGCACTGGATGACTTGGGCGGCGGTACCGTTACGCTCTCTGACGCCGATATCATTTTGGTGGCCCGCACGGGTGCAGTCGAAGGCAACTTTGATCGGGTCGCCGGCGAACTTGAGAACGCGCTGCCAGAAATTTTTGCGCTTGAAGCGATTTTGCCTGCGACGCCAACGCAAAGCAACGAAGGCCCGCCACAGTTCATCGCAACGCTGAGCCCCGAAGGATTGGTGCAGTTGCGCGGCCGCATGTCGACCGAACTGCTGAATTCCACGGCGGAAAATTTCGCGCGGGCGAAATTCGGATCGGCTGATATTTCCATGGCGACGCGGGTTGTGGATGGACTGCCCAGCAATTGGTCCATTCGTGTGCTGGCAGGAATTGCGGCGTTGTCGCAGCTGTCGAACGGCTCTGTGGTTGTTGAACCTGCCGATATTGTTGTGCGTGGCAATACCGGCTCACCTGCTGCGAGCGGGGAAATCATACGTTTACTGATCGAAAAGTTGGGCGAGGCTGAGGAATTCGAGGTCAGCGTCACTTACGTAGAAGAACTGGACCCGATTGCCGCCCTGCCCACCACGGAAGAATGTCTGGGCCAGATCATGAACGTGACTGAATCCCGTAAGATCAGGTTTGAACCCAGCTCTGCGACGATTGCAGGCGCGGGCGCGGCGATTTTGGATGACATCAAAGAAATTCTCCAACGCTGCGCCGATTTGCGGATCGAGATCGCGGGATATACGGACAGCCAAGGGTCTGAAGACGGCAACCAACGCCTGAGCCAGCAGCGGGCCGATGCGGTTCTTGAGGGTTTGCGCGTTCGGCGTGTTCCGGTGGCAAGTTTCCGGTCAGTAGGTTACGGCGAAGCTGACCCGATTGCTGACAATGAAACCGCCGATGGCCGTGAGGCAAACAGACGGATCGAATTTAGCTTGATCGTGCCAGAAAGTACCGAAGAACTTACTGGTTTAGACCAGATCGAAGCAGAGGCCGCGCTTGAAGCGGCCGCGGTGGAAGATACCGCCGCACCGGAGGACCTAAACGAATGA
- the lysA gene encoding diaminopimelate decarboxylase, whose protein sequence is MDHFLYRDGQLMAEDVTIAEIAAQVGTPFYVYSTATLLRHFQLFDDALAGMDHLICFAVKSLSNVAVLKLLGDAGAGMDVVSGGEYLRAKAAGVSGDRIVFSGIGKTREEMRLALVGGIRQFNVESEPEMEVLSEVAMSLGKIAPITVRVNPDVDAKTHAKISTGKKEDKFGIPISRARDVYAMAAKLPGLKIIGIDVHIGSQLTELEPFRLAYRKVAELTEQLRSDGHDISRLDLGGGLGIPYARDNNAPPLPIEYGALIKEEVGHLGCEIEIEPGRLISGNAGLLVAKVIYVKSGEDREFLIVDAAMNDLIRPAMYDAWHDIVPVIESAAGVEQTPYDVVGPICESGDTFAKGRMLPTLQSEALVGFRSAGAYSAVMSSEYNSRPLIPEVLVNGDQFAVIRRRPTFEDMINRDTIPEWM, encoded by the coding sequence ATGGATCATTTCTTGTATCGTGACGGCCAGTTGATGGCCGAAGACGTCACCATCGCTGAGATTGCAGCGCAGGTCGGCACGCCGTTTTATGTGTATTCGACGGCGACATTGCTGCGCCATTTTCAGCTGTTTGATGATGCTTTGGCCGGTATGGATCATTTGATTTGTTTCGCAGTAAAATCGCTGTCCAATGTTGCCGTGCTTAAGCTGCTTGGCGATGCGGGTGCTGGCATGGATGTCGTATCGGGCGGCGAATATCTGCGCGCGAAGGCCGCGGGCGTATCCGGTGATAGAATCGTATTTTCCGGCATTGGTAAAACCCGCGAGGAAATGCGCCTCGCGTTGGTAGGCGGCATTCGTCAGTTCAACGTCGAAAGCGAACCCGAGATGGAGGTGCTGTCAGAGGTCGCTATGTCGCTCGGTAAAATTGCGCCGATTACTGTTCGGGTGAACCCTGATGTGGACGCAAAGACTCACGCTAAGATATCGACGGGCAAAAAAGAAGACAAATTCGGCATCCCGATCAGCCGTGCGCGTGACGTTTACGCGATGGCGGCGAAACTCCCCGGCCTCAAGATCATTGGCATCGATGTTCATATCGGATCACAGCTGACCGAATTGGAACCGTTCCGTCTGGCGTATCGCAAGGTGGCTGAGTTGACCGAACAGCTGCGCAGTGACGGACATGACATCAGCCGCCTTGATCTGGGGGGTGGTTTGGGGATTCCCTATGCGCGCGATAACAACGCCCCGCCACTTCCCATCGAATATGGTGCGCTGATCAAAGAAGAAGTCGGACATCTGGGGTGTGAGATTGAGATTGAACCGGGTCGTCTGATTTCAGGTAATGCGGGCCTGCTGGTGGCAAAAGTGATCTATGTAAAATCCGGTGAAGACCGCGAATTTCTGATCGTGGACGCCGCGATGAACGATCTGATCCGCCCCGCGATGTATGATGCATGGCATGATATCGTGCCCGTCATAGAATCTGCCGCAGGCGTTGAACAAACGCCCTACGATGTCGTTGGGCCGATCTGCGAAAGCGGCGACACTTTCGCAAAGGGCCGGATGTTGCCGACATTGCAGTCAGAAGCGCTCGTTGGATTCCGATCTGCGGGCGCCTACAGTGCTGTTATGTCTAGTGAATATAATTCGCGCCCCCTGATACCCGAGGTTCTGGTTAACGGGGATCAATTTGCGGTTATCCGCCGACGTCCGACCTTTGAAGACATGATCAATCGCGATACCATACCTGAATGGATGTAG